Sequence from the Streptomyces sp. NBC_00440 genome:
TCTACCTTCATGGCCTGACCTCCAATTCCTCTTATTTGTTCGTAACGCCATGATGCGCCAGTATGGAAGGCGTTACAAAAGGCACACCTGTGTGCGCGACGGAGAGGAATGGGCGCCATGCAGGACAGCGCAGGTACGGATATGGCGGCGGCGATCGGGCCGTGCGCGAGCATCCCCGCCGACCACATGGCCTTCATCCGGCAGGTCCTGGACCGGGTCGGCGACAAGTGGAGCATGCTGATCGTCGGCGTCCTGGAGGGCGGCCCACTGCGCTACACCGACCTGCAGCGCCAGATCCCCGGCATCTCCCAGCGCATGCTCACCCACACCCTGCGCCAGCTCCAGGAGGACGGTTTGATCACGCGGACCGCCTACGCCGAGGTGCCGCCGCGTGTGGAGTACGCCCTCGCCCCGCTCGGCCGCGGCCTGCACGAGATCGTCATGCAGCTGATCGGCTGGGCCGCCGACCATCACGACGAGATCCGTCTCAACCGCGACCGTGCCG
This genomic interval carries:
- a CDS encoding winged helix-turn-helix transcriptional regulator, producing MQDSAGTDMAAAIGPCASIPADHMAFIRQVLDRVGDKWSMLIVGVLEGGPLRYTDLQRQIPGISQRMLTHTLRQLQEDGLITRTAYAEVPPRVEYALAPLGRGLHEIVMQLIGWAADHHDEIRLNRDRAGATSSRSRATAAATATAKAAATDASAKR